One stretch of Rhinolophus ferrumequinum isolate MPI-CBG mRhiFer1 chromosome 3, mRhiFer1_v1.p, whole genome shotgun sequence DNA includes these proteins:
- the LOC117020356 gene encoding protein-L-isoaspartate O-methyltransferase domain-containing protein 1-like encodes MGGAVSAGEDNDDLIDNLKEAQYIRTERVEQAFRAIDRGDYYLEGYRDNAYKDLAWKHGNIHLSAPCIYSEVMEALKLQPGLSFLNLGSGTGYLSTMVGLILGSFGINHGIELHSDVVEYAKEKLESFIKNSDSFDKFEFCEPAFVVGNCLQIASDSHQYDRIYCGAGVQKDHENYMKILLKVGGILVMPIEDQLTQIMQTGQNTWESKNILAVSFAPLVQPSKNDNGKPDSVGLPPCAVRNLQDLARIYIRRTLRNFINDETQAKGIPQRAPPKRK; translated from the coding sequence ATGGGAGGAGCTGTGAGTGCTGGGGAAGATAATGATGACTTAATTGATAACTTAAAAGAAGCTCAGTATATCCGCACTGAAAGAGTGGAACAAGCCTTCAGAGCGATTGATCGCGGAGATTACTATTTGGAAGGCTACCGAGACAATGCTTACAAAGACTTAGCCTGGAAGCATGGGAACATACACTTGTCAGCACCTTGCATTTATTCTGAAGTTATGGAAGCATTGAAACTTCAACCAGGATTGTCTTTTCTTAACCTGGGAAGTGGAACCGGATATTTAAGTACAATGGTGGGCTTAATTTTAGGTTCTTTTGGAATAAATCATGGAATTGAGCTTCATTCAGATGTGGTGGAATATGCCAAGGAAAAACTGGAGAGCTTCATCAAAAATAGTGATAGCTTTGATAAATTTGAGTTCTGTGAACCTGCATTTGTGGTTGGTAATTGCCTCCAGATAGCATCTGACAGTCATCAGTATGACCGAATTTATTGTGGAGCTGGAGTCCAGAAAGACCATGAAAACtacatgaaaatattactaaaagtgGGAGGCATTCTAGTCATGCCTATAGAAGATCAGTTAACACAAATTATGCAAACTGGACAAAACACTTGGGAAAGTAAAAATATTCTTGCTGTTTCATTTGCTCCACTTGTGCAGCCAAGTAAGAATGATAATGGCAAACCAGATTCCGTGGGACTCCCTCCCTGTGCTGTCAGGAATCTACAGGACTTGGCTCGTATTTACATTCGACGCACACTTAGAAATTTCATAAATGATGAGACGCAGGCCAAGGGGATTCCTCAAAGGGCTCCacccaaaaggaaatga